A single window of Serinus canaria isolate serCan28SL12 chromosome 14, serCan2020, whole genome shotgun sequence DNA harbors:
- the NLRC3 gene encoding NLR family CARD domain-containing protein 3 isoform X1, giving the protein MEEPLVQKHLESLQSSCGNGLETGALQRLTNLLLVEGLSDIQQKEHDILQVETTKGLPRASKSIPLEKLFLPLSKVSIPPRISVTVGVAGIGKSTLVKLFVCSWAKGEISRDILSVLPLTFRELNTHEKLSAERLLCSACPHTAEPGSLSAGAARTLLILDGLDEFKTPLDFSNAAVCTDPKKEIQVDNLITNIIRGNLLQEASVWVTSRPAAAGQIPGGLVDRMTEIQGLGAAEMKDFLDQMFPGNGDLSGQVLQHIRANRSLHVLCTIPGFCRISGSSIAYFLKHGGDRYREATVVPRTLSEIYSYYFKMALSGDWLEKPREALRIEQAVNTSKKLVGSLGRLAFYGLLRRKHVFYEQDMKAHGIDLSLLHSCLSTRLLLKEDMPASTAYYFPHLTTQEFLAALYYYTAAKRAIFDLFTESGVSWPKLGFLSHFRSAVHRALQAEHGQLDIFIRFLSGLLSPRVNRLLSGWLLLKGEHGAFREQAVGTLRGCLGAEPAVSWRAVNAMRCLQELQHADTAQAVEEAMRSGSLAGMLTPVNCSALAYLLQVSDVCLEETNLSNCLTYNVCKSLLSQLLFCHSLRLDNNQFKDDVMELLGSVLSGKDCQIQRLSLAENQISNKGAKALARSLLVNRSLMVLDLRSNSIGPSGAKALADALKKNQILLSLNLQHNSIKEDGAAFLAEALLSNHGLLTLHLQKNAVGAQGARKIAEALKQNHSLRELMLSSNSVGDNGSIALAEALRVNHSLQSLDLQSNSISSAGVTALTAALCSNQGLLSLNLRENSISREGGPAIARALRSNSTLRKLDLAANLLYDDGGQAIALAIRENRALTSLHLQWNFIQAKTAMALAQALQSNSSLASLDLQENAIGDEGMAALSAALKVNTTLADLHLQVASVGTAGAQALAEALMVNKSLQILDLRGNSLGPAGAKAVANALKVNRSLRWLNLQENSLGMDGAICIATALQGNHGLTYVNLQGNLIGHSGARMIADAIRTNAPDCVVDV; this is encoded by the exons ATGGAAG AGCCCCTGGTGCAGAAGCACCTGGAGAGCCTCCAGAGCTCGTGTGGGAATGGCCTGGAGACAGGAGCCCTGCAGCGCCTCACCAacctgctgctggtggaagGCCTGAGTGACATCCAGCAGAAGGAGCACGACATCCTGCAGGTGGAGACCACCAAAGGCCTGCCAAGAGCATCCAAGAGCATCCCCCTGGAGAAGCTGTTCCTGCCTCTCTCCAAAGTCAGCATCCCCCCTCGGATCTCTGTCACAGTCGGCGTGGCCGGCATCGGCAAGAGCACTCTGGTGAAGCTGTTTGTGTGCAGCTGGGCAAAGGGGGAGATCAGCAGGGACATCCTGTCTGTGCTGCCCCTCACCTTCCGGGAGCTCAACACCCACGAGAAGCTCTCTGCTGAGCGCCTCCTGTGCTCCGCCTGCCCCCACACCGCCGAGCCCGGCTCCCTCTCCGCCGGGGCCGCCCGCACCCTGCTCATCCTCGACGGCCTGGATGAGTTCAAGACCCCCTTGGATTTCTCCAATGCAGCGGTTTGCACCGATCCCAAGAAGGAGATTCAAGTGGACAACCTGATCACCAACATCATCAGGGGGAACCTGCTGCAGGAGGCCTCCGTGTGGGTCACGTCGCGGCCGGCAGCGGCTGGGCAGATCCCCGGCGGGCTGGTAGACCGCATGACGGAAATCCAAGGGCTTGGGGCTGCAGAGATGAAGGACTTCTTGGACCAGATGTTCCCGGGCAACGGAGATCTGTCCGGCCAAGTCCTGCAGCACATCAGGGCTAACAGGTCGCTCCACGTCCTGTGCACCATTCCTGGGTTTTGCAGGATTTCTGGCTCCTCGATCGCTTATTTCCTGAAACATGGCGGCGATCGATACCGAGAAGCGACCGTGGTCCCCAGGACCCTGTCAGAAATCTACtcctattattttaaaatggctttGAGCGGTGACTGGCTGGAAAAGCCGAGAGAAGCCCTCAGGATCGAGCAGGCTGTGAACACCAGCAAGAAGCTggtgggcagcctgggcaggctggcCTTCTACGGGCTGCTGCGCAGGAAGCACGTGTTCTACGAGCAGGACATGAAGGCCCACGGCATCgacctgtccctgctgcacagctgcctctccacCCGCCTCCTGCTCAAGGAGGACATGCCGGCCTCCACAGCCTACTACTTCCCCCACCTAACCACCCAGGAGTTCCTGGCAGCTCTCTATTACTACACGGCGGCCAAGCGGGCCATCTTCGACCTCTTCACGGAGAGCGGCGTGTCCTGGCCCAAGCTGGGCTTCCTCAGCCACTTCCGGAGTGCCGTGCACAGGGCGCTGCAGGCCGAGCACGGCCAGCTGGACATCTTCATCCGCTTCCTCTCGGGGCTGCTGTCCCCGCGCGTGAACCGCCTGCTCTcgggctggctgctgctcaagGGCGAGCACGGCGCCTTCCGGGAGCAGGCCGTGGGCACCCTGCGGGGCTGCCTGGGCGCCGAGCCCGCCGTGTCCTGGCGCGCCGTCAACGCCATGcgctgcctgcaggagctgcagcacgCCGACACCGCCCAGGCCGTGGAGGAGGCCATGAGGAGCGGCAGCCTGGCCGGGATGCTCACCCCCGTGAACTGCTCGGCCCTGGCTTATCTCCTGCAGGTGTCTGACGTGTGCCTGGAGGAGACGAACCTCTCCAACTGCCTCACCTACAACGTGTGTAAGagcctgctctcccagctcctcttcTGCCACAGCCTCAG GCTGGACAATAACCAGTTTAAGGACGAtgtgatggagctgctgggcagtgtgCTGAGTGGGAAGGACTGCCAGATCCAGAGGCTCAG cttGGCAGAAAATCAGATCAGCAATAAGGGAGCCAAAGCTCTGGCCAGGTCGCTGCTGGTGAACAGGAGCCTGATGGTGCTGGA cctgcgGAGCAACTCCATCGGCCCCAGCGGAGCCAAAGCCTTGGCTGAtgccctgaaaaaaaaccaaatcctgcTCTCCCTGAA cctccagcacaACTCCATCAAGGAGGACGGGGCCGCCTTCCTGGCCGAGGCCCTGCTGAGCAACCACGGGCTGCTGACCCTGCA CCTGCAGAAGAACGCCGTGGGAGCCCAGGGCGCCCGGAAAATCGCGGAGGCGCTGAAGCAGAACCACAGCCTGAGGGAGCTGAT GCTCTCAAGCAACTCTGTGGGAGACAATGGCTCCATTGCCTTGGCTGAAGCTCTGAGGGTGAACCACAGCCTGCAAAGCCTCGA TCTCCAGAGCAACTCCATCAGCAGTGCAGGGGTCACGGCTctgacagcagctctctgctccaaCCAGGGACTCCTCAGCCTCAA CCTCAGGGAGAACTCCATCAGCAGGGAGGGGGGCCCTGCCATCGCCCGCGCCCTGCGCAGCAACAGCACCCTCAGGAAGCTGGA cctggcgGCCAACCTGCTGTATGACGATGGGGGCCAGGCCATCGCCTTGGCCATCAGGGAGAACCGGGCACTCACCTCCCTCCA CTTGCAGTGGAACTTCATCCAGGCCAAAACAGCCATGGCCCTGGCACAAGCACTACAGTCCaacagcagcctggccagcctCGA CCTGCAGGAGAACGCCATCGGAGACGAGGGGATGGCCGCGCTCTCCGCTGCACTGAAGGTCAACACCACCCTGGCAGATCTCCA CCTGCAAGTGGCTTCAGTTGGCACGGCCGGTGCCCAAGCCCTGGCAGAAGCCTTGATGGTCAACAAGAGCCTGCAGATCCTGGA CCTGCGGGGAAACTCCCTGGGCCCGGCGGGGGCCAAGGCTGTGGCCAACGCGCTCAAGGTGAACCGCAGCCTCCGCTGGCTCAA CCTGCAGGAAAACTCCCTGGGCATGGACGGAGCCATCTGCATCGCCACGGCCCTGCAGGGCAACCACGGCCTCACCTACGTCAA cctgcaggggaACCTCATTGGGCACTCGGGAGCCAGGATGATCGCGGACGCCATCCGCACCAACGCGCCCGACTGCGTCGTGGACGTCTGA
- the NLRC3 gene encoding NLR family CARD domain-containing protein 3 isoform X2, with product MEEPLVQKHLESLQSSCGNGLETGALQRLTNLLLVEGLSDIQQKEHDILQVETTKGLPRASKSIPLEKLFLPLSKVSIPPRISVTVGVAGIGKSTLVKLFVCSWAKGEISRDILSVLPLTFRELNTHEKLSAERLLCSACPHTAEPGSLSAGAARTLLILDGLDEFKTPLDFSNAAVCTDPKKEIQVDNLITNIIRGNLLQEASVWVTSRPAAAGQIPGGLVDRMTEIQGLGAAEMKDFLDQMFPGNGDLSGQVLQHIRANRSLHVLCTIPGFCRISGSSIAYFLKHGGDRYREATVVPRTLSEIYSYYFKMALSGDWLEKPREALRIEQAVNTSKKLVGSLGRLAFYGLLRRKHVFYEQDMKAHGIDLSLLHSCLSTRLLLKEDMPASTAYYFPHLTTQEFLAALYYYTAAKRAIFDLFTESGVSWPKLGFLSHFRSAVHRALQAEHGQLDIFIRFLSGLLSPRVNRLLSGWLLLKGEHGAFREQAVGTLRGCLGAEPAVSWRAVNAMRCLQELQHADTAQAVEEAMRSGSLAGMLTPVNCSALAYLLQVSDVCLEETNLSNCLTYNVCKSLLSQLLFCHSLRLDNNQFKDDVMELLGSVLSGKDCQIQRLSLAENQISNKGAKALARSLLVNRSLMVLDLRSNSIGPSGAKALADALKKNQILLSLNLQHNSIKEDGAAFLAEALLSNHGLLTLHLQKNAVGAQGARKIAEALKQNHSLRELMLSSNSVGDNGSIALAEALRVNHSLQSLDLQSNSISSAGVTALTAALCSNQGLLSLNLRENSISREGGPAIARALRSNSTLRKLDLAANLLYDDGGQAIALAIRENRALTSLHLQWNFIQAKTAMALAQALQSNSSLASLDLQENAIGDEGMAALSAALKVNTTLADLHLQVASVGTAGAQALAEALMVNKSLQILDLQENSLGMDGAICIATALQGNHGLTYVNLQGNLIGHSGARMIADAIRTNAPDCVVDV from the exons ATGGAAG AGCCCCTGGTGCAGAAGCACCTGGAGAGCCTCCAGAGCTCGTGTGGGAATGGCCTGGAGACAGGAGCCCTGCAGCGCCTCACCAacctgctgctggtggaagGCCTGAGTGACATCCAGCAGAAGGAGCACGACATCCTGCAGGTGGAGACCACCAAAGGCCTGCCAAGAGCATCCAAGAGCATCCCCCTGGAGAAGCTGTTCCTGCCTCTCTCCAAAGTCAGCATCCCCCCTCGGATCTCTGTCACAGTCGGCGTGGCCGGCATCGGCAAGAGCACTCTGGTGAAGCTGTTTGTGTGCAGCTGGGCAAAGGGGGAGATCAGCAGGGACATCCTGTCTGTGCTGCCCCTCACCTTCCGGGAGCTCAACACCCACGAGAAGCTCTCTGCTGAGCGCCTCCTGTGCTCCGCCTGCCCCCACACCGCCGAGCCCGGCTCCCTCTCCGCCGGGGCCGCCCGCACCCTGCTCATCCTCGACGGCCTGGATGAGTTCAAGACCCCCTTGGATTTCTCCAATGCAGCGGTTTGCACCGATCCCAAGAAGGAGATTCAAGTGGACAACCTGATCACCAACATCATCAGGGGGAACCTGCTGCAGGAGGCCTCCGTGTGGGTCACGTCGCGGCCGGCAGCGGCTGGGCAGATCCCCGGCGGGCTGGTAGACCGCATGACGGAAATCCAAGGGCTTGGGGCTGCAGAGATGAAGGACTTCTTGGACCAGATGTTCCCGGGCAACGGAGATCTGTCCGGCCAAGTCCTGCAGCACATCAGGGCTAACAGGTCGCTCCACGTCCTGTGCACCATTCCTGGGTTTTGCAGGATTTCTGGCTCCTCGATCGCTTATTTCCTGAAACATGGCGGCGATCGATACCGAGAAGCGACCGTGGTCCCCAGGACCCTGTCAGAAATCTACtcctattattttaaaatggctttGAGCGGTGACTGGCTGGAAAAGCCGAGAGAAGCCCTCAGGATCGAGCAGGCTGTGAACACCAGCAAGAAGCTggtgggcagcctgggcaggctggcCTTCTACGGGCTGCTGCGCAGGAAGCACGTGTTCTACGAGCAGGACATGAAGGCCCACGGCATCgacctgtccctgctgcacagctgcctctccacCCGCCTCCTGCTCAAGGAGGACATGCCGGCCTCCACAGCCTACTACTTCCCCCACCTAACCACCCAGGAGTTCCTGGCAGCTCTCTATTACTACACGGCGGCCAAGCGGGCCATCTTCGACCTCTTCACGGAGAGCGGCGTGTCCTGGCCCAAGCTGGGCTTCCTCAGCCACTTCCGGAGTGCCGTGCACAGGGCGCTGCAGGCCGAGCACGGCCAGCTGGACATCTTCATCCGCTTCCTCTCGGGGCTGCTGTCCCCGCGCGTGAACCGCCTGCTCTcgggctggctgctgctcaagGGCGAGCACGGCGCCTTCCGGGAGCAGGCCGTGGGCACCCTGCGGGGCTGCCTGGGCGCCGAGCCCGCCGTGTCCTGGCGCGCCGTCAACGCCATGcgctgcctgcaggagctgcagcacgCCGACACCGCCCAGGCCGTGGAGGAGGCCATGAGGAGCGGCAGCCTGGCCGGGATGCTCACCCCCGTGAACTGCTCGGCCCTGGCTTATCTCCTGCAGGTGTCTGACGTGTGCCTGGAGGAGACGAACCTCTCCAACTGCCTCACCTACAACGTGTGTAAGagcctgctctcccagctcctcttcTGCCACAGCCTCAG GCTGGACAATAACCAGTTTAAGGACGAtgtgatggagctgctgggcagtgtgCTGAGTGGGAAGGACTGCCAGATCCAGAGGCTCAG cttGGCAGAAAATCAGATCAGCAATAAGGGAGCCAAAGCTCTGGCCAGGTCGCTGCTGGTGAACAGGAGCCTGATGGTGCTGGA cctgcgGAGCAACTCCATCGGCCCCAGCGGAGCCAAAGCCTTGGCTGAtgccctgaaaaaaaaccaaatcctgcTCTCCCTGAA cctccagcacaACTCCATCAAGGAGGACGGGGCCGCCTTCCTGGCCGAGGCCCTGCTGAGCAACCACGGGCTGCTGACCCTGCA CCTGCAGAAGAACGCCGTGGGAGCCCAGGGCGCCCGGAAAATCGCGGAGGCGCTGAAGCAGAACCACAGCCTGAGGGAGCTGAT GCTCTCAAGCAACTCTGTGGGAGACAATGGCTCCATTGCCTTGGCTGAAGCTCTGAGGGTGAACCACAGCCTGCAAAGCCTCGA TCTCCAGAGCAACTCCATCAGCAGTGCAGGGGTCACGGCTctgacagcagctctctgctccaaCCAGGGACTCCTCAGCCTCAA CCTCAGGGAGAACTCCATCAGCAGGGAGGGGGGCCCTGCCATCGCCCGCGCCCTGCGCAGCAACAGCACCCTCAGGAAGCTGGA cctggcgGCCAACCTGCTGTATGACGATGGGGGCCAGGCCATCGCCTTGGCCATCAGGGAGAACCGGGCACTCACCTCCCTCCA CTTGCAGTGGAACTTCATCCAGGCCAAAACAGCCATGGCCCTGGCACAAGCACTACAGTCCaacagcagcctggccagcctCGA CCTGCAGGAGAACGCCATCGGAGACGAGGGGATGGCCGCGCTCTCCGCTGCACTGAAGGTCAACACCACCCTGGCAGATCTCCA CCTGCAAGTGGCTTCAGTTGGCACGGCCGGTGCCCAAGCCCTGGCAGAAGCCTTGATGGTCAACAAGAGCCTGCAGATCCTGGA CCTGCAGGAAAACTCCCTGGGCATGGACGGAGCCATCTGCATCGCCACGGCCCTGCAGGGCAACCACGGCCTCACCTACGTCAA cctgcaggggaACCTCATTGGGCACTCGGGAGCCAGGATGATCGCGGACGCCATCCGCACCAACGCGCCCGACTGCGTCGTGGACGTCTGA